One genomic window of Brevundimonas vesicularis includes the following:
- a CDS encoding RNA methyltransferase: MSELTPPAVILDKSQMAENIGAVARVMANFGLSDLRLVSPRDGWPQERAWATASGADWVLDGVRVFDSAAEAIADLNTVFATTARPRETRQPVRTPREASRVLYDDTASGLKTGLLFGGERAGLETTDIALCAGIVTIPIDPKHHSLNLAQAVAINAYEWRTLILDAPPPRFRDSEPPASNELLVGMYEHLEEELENGGFFYPPEKKRSMSQNLRVMLGRAAFSEQEVATMRGAIHALSRGRGRVLAKLAAERAAKEK, encoded by the coding sequence TTGTCCGAGCTGACACCTCCCGCCGTCATCCTCGACAAGTCGCAGATGGCCGAGAACATCGGCGCCGTGGCGCGGGTGATGGCCAACTTCGGCCTGTCAGACCTGCGTCTGGTCAGCCCCCGCGACGGCTGGCCCCAGGAACGGGCCTGGGCCACGGCCTCGGGCGCCGACTGGGTGCTGGACGGGGTGCGGGTGTTCGACAGCGCCGCCGAGGCCATCGCCGACCTGAACACCGTCTTCGCCACCACCGCCCGCCCGCGCGAGACGCGCCAGCCCGTGCGCACCCCGCGCGAGGCCAGCCGCGTCCTCTATGACGACACCGCCTCCGGCCTGAAGACGGGCCTCTTGTTCGGCGGCGAGCGCGCCGGGCTGGAAACGACCGACATCGCCCTGTGCGCCGGCATCGTCACCATTCCGATCGACCCGAAGCACCACTCGCTGAACCTGGCCCAGGCCGTGGCGATCAACGCCTATGAATGGCGCACCCTGATCCTGGACGCCCCACCGCCACGCTTTCGCGACAGCGAACCGCCGGCGTCGAACGAGCTGCTGGTCGGCATGTACGAGCATCTGGAGGAAGAGCTGGAAAACGGCGGCTTCTTCTACCCGCCCGAGAAGAAGCGCTCGATGAGCCAGAACCTGCGCGTCATGCTGGGCCGCGCCGCCTTTTCGGAGCAAGAGGTCGCCACCATGCGCGGCGCCATCCACGCCCTGTCGCGCGGCCGCGGCCGGGTCCTGGCCAAGCTGGCGGCCGAACGCGCGGCCAAGGAAAAATAG
- a CDS encoding OmpA family protein has product MSRSKLRTAVVGGALIALGFAASGCASHRFVRDQVEVVDNRVTTVEGTAGQALQRANDAHKLAEGKFLYQVVLSDDSVKFPTDAAALSPEAEQRLAQFAQRLQGENKNVYLEIQGYTDSTGTPEHNDQLGEQRAEAVRRFLNRQGVALNRMATISYGQEQPVASNDTPEGRSQNRRVTIVVLA; this is encoded by the coding sequence TTGAGCAGATCGAAACTCAGGACGGCGGTCGTCGGCGGCGCCCTCATCGCCCTCGGCTTTGCGGCCAGCGGCTGCGCCAGCCATCGTTTCGTGCGTGATCAGGTCGAAGTCGTCGACAACCGCGTGACTACCGTCGAAGGCACCGCAGGCCAGGCCCTGCAACGCGCCAACGACGCGCACAAACTGGCCGAGGGCAAGTTCCTCTATCAGGTCGTGCTATCGGACGATTCCGTAAAATTCCCCACCGACGCGGCGGCCCTGTCGCCCGAGGCCGAGCAGCGCTTGGCCCAGTTCGCCCAGCGTCTGCAGGGCGAGAACAAGAACGTCTATCTGGAAATCCAGGGCTACACCGACTCGACCGGCACGCCCGAGCATAACGACCAGCTGGGCGAGCAACGCGCCGAGGCCGTGCGTCGCTTCCTGAACCGCCAGGGCGTCGCCCTGAACCGCATGGCCACCATCTCCTATGGCCAGGAACAGCCGGTGGCCTCGAACGACACGCCCGAGGGCCGTTCGCAGAACCGCCGCGTGACCATCGTCGTCCTGGCCTAA
- a CDS encoding monovalent cation:proton antiporter-2 (CPA2) family protein, producing the protein MAEATTGLDLGAAAALLAAGVLAVPVFKRIGLGSVLGYLAAGLAIGPYGLKLFREPETILHVAEFGVVIFLFIIGLEMRPKRLWGLRKEIFGLGAAQVLFCGLILTLTAMLAGFSAPVAFVGAMGFVLSSTAVIMQMLEERGEIAGGPGQRAVSILLLEDLAIVPLLAIVAVLASVLGVANEQAPPLWRTVGFAVTAVGGVLLAGKYLVNPVFRLLAQYGGREVMTAAALLVVVGAAWAMSLGGLSMAMGAFLAGVLLSESTFRHQLEADVEPFRAILLGLFFLSVGMSLDLSVVVADWRLVLGGVVAFMLVKGVGIYAVARLFKASHHEAVERAGLFAQGGEFAFVLYGAAVAAGLFDARIGAMMSAVVILSMALTPLTSLLIARLSPKPVQDAESAEGVDFAKDLRGQVLIIGFGRFAQVVSQPLLARDVDVSIIENDVEMIQAASQFGFKVYYGDGAQLHTLRASGAEEAEIVLVCVDKPEAADRIVELVKSEFPTTRIMARAFDRGHSMRLIQAGVDYQIRETFESALKFGERALVELGLDEHEAAETIGDVRRRDEARLDLQLTGGFKAGRQLMRGNMPTPQPAPYIKPRREGRLLNEDEAGPAAPDTRREPADT; encoded by the coding sequence ATGGCCGAGGCGACGACGGGACTGGATCTGGGCGCGGCGGCCGCTCTGCTGGCCGCAGGCGTGCTCGCCGTGCCGGTGTTCAAGCGCATCGGCCTGGGATCGGTGCTCGGCTATCTGGCGGCGGGCCTGGCTATCGGTCCGTACGGCCTGAAGCTTTTCCGCGAGCCCGAGACCATCCTGCACGTCGCGGAGTTCGGCGTGGTCATCTTCCTGTTCATTATCGGGCTGGAGATGCGGCCCAAACGTCTGTGGGGGCTGCGCAAGGAAATCTTCGGCCTCGGCGCGGCTCAGGTGCTGTTCTGCGGCCTGATTCTGACGCTGACGGCCATGCTGGCCGGGTTCTCAGCGCCGGTCGCCTTCGTCGGGGCCATGGGCTTTGTCCTGTCGTCCACCGCCGTCATCATGCAGATGCTGGAAGAGCGCGGCGAGATCGCGGGCGGGCCGGGCCAGCGGGCAGTCTCCATCCTTTTGCTCGAGGACCTGGCCATCGTGCCGCTCCTGGCCATCGTCGCCGTCCTGGCCTCGGTGCTGGGCGTGGCCAACGAACAGGCGCCGCCCCTTTGGCGGACCGTCGGCTTCGCAGTCACGGCGGTCGGCGGTGTGCTGCTGGCCGGCAAATATCTGGTCAATCCCGTCTTCCGTCTCCTGGCCCAGTACGGCGGGCGCGAGGTGATGACGGCGGCCGCCCTGCTGGTCGTGGTCGGCGCCGCCTGGGCCATGTCGCTGGGCGGCCTGTCCATGGCCATGGGCGCTTTCCTGGCCGGGGTCCTGCTGTCGGAATCCACCTTCCGTCACCAGCTGGAGGCCGACGTCGAGCCGTTCCGCGCCATCCTGCTGGGCCTCTTCTTCCTCAGCGTCGGCATGTCGCTGGACCTGTCGGTGGTGGTCGCCGACTGGCGTCTGGTGCTGGGCGGGGTCGTGGCCTTCATGCTGGTCAAGGGCGTGGGCATCTACGCCGTCGCGCGCCTGTTCAAGGCCTCGCACCATGAGGCGGTCGAGCGTGCGGGACTGTTCGCGCAAGGCGGCGAGTTCGCCTTCGTCCTGTACGGTGCCGCCGTCGCCGCCGGCCTGTTCGACGCCCGCATCGGGGCGATGATGTCGGCGGTGGTCATCCTGTCGATGGCCCTGACGCCCCTGACCTCGCTGTTGATCGCGCGGCTGTCGCCCAAGCCGGTCCAAGACGCCGAAAGCGCCGAGGGCGTCGACTTCGCCAAGGACCTGCGCGGCCAGGTCCTGATCATCGGCTTCGGCCGCTTCGCCCAGGTCGTGTCCCAACCCCTGCTGGCCCGCGACGTGGACGTGTCTATCATCGAGAACGACGTGGAGATGATCCAGGCCGCCTCCCAGTTCGGGTTCAAGGTCTACTACGGCGACGGCGCCCAGCTGCACACCCTGCGCGCGTCAGGCGCGGAGGAGGCCGAGATCGTCCTGGTCTGCGTGGACAAGCCCGAGGCCGCCGACCGCATCGTCGAACTGGTCAAGTCCGAGTTCCCGACCACCCGGATCATGGCCCGCGCCTTCGACCGAGGCCATTCGATGCGCCTGATCCAGGCCGGGGTTGACTACCAGATCCGCGAGACATTCGAGTCGGCGCTCAAGTTCGGCGAGCGCGCCCTGGTCGAACTGGGCTTGGACGAGCATGAGGCGGCCGAGACCATCGGCGACGTGCGCCGTCGCGACGAGGCTCGACTGGACCTACAGCTGACCGGCGGGTTCAAGGCGGGCCGCCAGCTTATGCGCGGCAATATGCCGACACCTCAGCCCGCCCCCTACATCAAGCCCCGCCGCGAAGGCCGTCTGCTGAACGAGGACGAGGCGGGCCCGGCCGCGCCGGACACCCGGCGCGAGCCCGCAGACACCTGA
- a CDS encoding DUF4168 domain-containing protein has product MRTPRIALLASVALLATAANAHAQEASTTPQTPTAAPMASSTTFTDDELKKFDDAMAKVRAVSDTLNGAQPTPEQQAQMAAAVQDSGLEVTRFNTLSNAVAADPALAARIRVVNATPPAPGTPAAAVTDDELNRFVTAMTQIRAVTAEVQNNQATPEQSAKLTAAVQASGLTTERFNAISQLVSATPYLQAKAQLAGARLEKGASQ; this is encoded by the coding sequence ATGCGCACGCCCCGCATCGCCCTTCTTGCTTCCGTCGCCCTTCTTGCGACCGCCGCAAACGCTCACGCCCAAGAGGCATCGACGACGCCACAGACGCCGACGGCCGCGCCGATGGCCAGCTCGACCACCTTCACCGATGACGAGTTGAAGAAGTTCGACGACGCCATGGCGAAGGTGAGAGCCGTCAGCGACACGCTGAACGGCGCCCAGCCGACGCCGGAACAGCAGGCGCAGATGGCCGCCGCGGTGCAGGATTCGGGGCTGGAGGTGACGCGCTTCAACACCCTGTCCAATGCCGTCGCCGCCGATCCGGCCTTGGCCGCGCGCATTCGGGTGGTCAACGCCACGCCGCCAGCGCCCGGCACGCCAGCCGCCGCCGTGACCGATGACGAACTCAACCGCTTCGTCACCGCCATGACGCAGATTCGCGCTGTCACGGCCGAGGTGCAGAACAACCAGGCGACGCCCGAGCAGAGCGCCAAATTGACGGCGGCGGTCCAGGCGTCCGGCCTGACGACCGAGCGTTTCAACGCCATCTCGCAACTGGTCTCCGCGACGCCCTATCTTCAGGCCAAGGCGCAACTGGCCGGCGCGCGTCTGGAGAAGGGCGCCAGCCAGTAG
- a CDS encoding S1/P1 Nuclease — protein sequence MKRLAIAALALVAVVAVAAPAVTVTAWGNTGHRLIGVAAMRALPDELPAFLRTPAAIADVGELAREPDRWKGAGQPHDRERDTAHFVDLDDQGRVYDQRGMSLNDLPRLKSEYDAALTKAGLDVNDAGYLPYAMMDAWQQLGRDFAYWRVLNAAEKRETNMERQAWYRADRIRREALILRDIGVMGHYVGDGSQPHHTSIHYNGWGDFPNPAGFTNSRQTHAVFEGEFTNRVARLDAVEAAMPAAKLDGFDVKARTVSYLTTTLGTVIPFYRLEKAGGFRDSDPRGAAFVNERLAAGAGELRDFIVAAWTASGSASIGWPAVKVAEVEAGTADPWIAMVGED from the coding sequence ATGAAACGTCTCGCCATCGCCGCCCTGGCCCTCGTCGCGGTCGTCGCGGTCGCCGCGCCGGCGGTCACCGTCACCGCCTGGGGCAACACCGGCCACCGCCTGATCGGCGTGGCGGCGATGCGGGCTTTGCCAGACGAACTGCCGGCCTTCCTTCGCACCCCCGCCGCCATCGCCGACGTGGGCGAACTGGCGCGCGAGCCCGACCGCTGGAAAGGCGCCGGCCAGCCGCACGACCGCGAGCGCGACACCGCCCACTTCGTCGATCTGGACGACCAGGGCCGCGTCTACGACCAGCGCGGCATGAGCCTCAACGACCTGCCGCGCCTGAAGTCCGAATATGACGCCGCCCTGACCAAGGCCGGACTGGACGTCAACGACGCCGGCTATCTGCCCTACGCCATGATGGACGCCTGGCAGCAGCTGGGCCGCGACTTCGCCTATTGGCGCGTGCTGAACGCCGCCGAGAAGCGCGAGACCAATATGGAGCGTCAGGCCTGGTACCGCGCCGACCGCATCCGCCGCGAGGCCCTGATCCTGCGCGACATCGGCGTCATGGGCCACTACGTCGGCGACGGTTCGCAACCGCATCACACCAGCATTCACTACAACGGCTGGGGCGACTTCCCGAACCCGGCAGGCTTCACCAACTCGCGCCAGACCCACGCCGTGTTCGAGGGCGAGTTCACCAACCGCGTCGCCCGTCTGGACGCGGTCGAGGCCGCCATGCCGGCCGCCAAACTGGACGGTTTCGACGTCAAGGCGCGCACCGTCTCCTATCTGACCACGACCCTGGGCACGGTGATCCCCTTCTATCGTCTGGAGAAGGCCGGAGGTTTCCGCGACAGCGACCCGCGCGGCGCGGCCTTCGTCAATGAACGTCTGGCGGCGGGCGCCGGCGAACTGCGCGACTTCATCGTCGCCGCCTGGACCGCCTCCGGCAGCGCCTCCATCGGCTGGCCCGCCGTCAAGGTCGCCGAGGTCGAGGCCGGAACCGCCGACCCCTGGATCGCCATGGTGGGCGAGGACTGA
- a CDS encoding GIY-YIG nuclease family protein, which produces MRADAVIAVYIMANFRNGTIYTGVTSDLMQRAWQHRTGATPGFASEHGCKTLVWYEQHESMIEAILREKALKKWRRSWKLALIEAANPQWLDLAAHWYGARA; this is translated from the coding sequence ATGAGAGCGGACGCCGTCATCGCCGTGTACATCATGGCGAACTTTCGCAACGGCACGATCTATACTGGCGTCACCAGCGATCTGATGCAGCGGGCATGGCAGCATCGCACTGGCGCCACGCCGGGGTTCGCTTCAGAACATGGTTGCAAGACCCTGGTCTGGTACGAGCAGCATGAGAGCATGATCGAGGCGATCCTTCGCGAAAAGGCGCTGAAGAAGTGGCGGCGGTCCTGGAAACTGGCGTTGATCGAAGCCGCAAATCCGCAGTGGCTCGACTTGGCCGCCCACTGGTATGGCGCCCGCGCATGA